In the genome of Pseudomonas sp. P5_109, one region contains:
- the cadR gene encoding Cd(II)/Pb(II)-responsive transcriptional regulator: MKIGELAKLTDCAVETIRYYERENLLPEPARSDGNYRVYTQAHAERLTFIRNCRTLDMTLEEIRSLLAFRDSPQDQCESVNALIDEHIHHVKARIDGLLALQAQLLDLRQRCGEGPGVDQCGILQRLEVSGGVVAPEVEHSHVGRSHGH; this comes from the coding sequence ATGAAGATTGGAGAGTTGGCGAAGCTCACGGACTGTGCCGTGGAAACGATCCGCTACTACGAGCGCGAGAACCTTCTGCCGGAACCAGCCCGCAGTGACGGCAATTACCGCGTCTACACCCAGGCCCACGCCGAGCGCCTGACCTTCATCCGCAACTGTCGCACCCTGGACATGACGCTCGAGGAAATCCGCAGCCTGCTGGCGTTTCGCGACAGTCCGCAGGACCAGTGCGAAAGCGTCAACGCACTGATCGACGAGCACATCCACCATGTAAAGGCGCGGATCGACGGCTTGCTGGCCTTGCAGGCACAACTGCTCGACCTGCGCCAACGCTGTGGCGAAGGGCCGGGAGTCGATCAATGCGGGATTTTGCAGCGGTTGGAAGTGAGTGGCGGGGTTGTGGCGCCGGAGGTGGAGCATTCACATGTGGGCCGTAGTCACGGCCACTAA
- a CDS encoding heavy metal translocating P-type ATPase, with protein MSDSLHSHKPGAEHEHSHKLKPVQKHGHGGHGDSCCSSSATAPAIVMLSEAPTNGARLSNFRIEAMDCPTEQTLIQNKLSKMTGVQQLEFNLINRVLGVTHDLPGIEPIVEAIQSLGMHAEPLDQGAKTPASKPEPRKKPWWPLAVSGIGALLAEVIHFTGSAPNWVVAVIALVSILSGGLGTYKKGWIALKNRNLNINALMSIAVTGAVLIGQWPEAAMVMFLFTVAELIEARSLDRARNAIGGLMQMTPDTATVLQADGSWLEQDVKTIGLGARVRIRPGERIGLDGEVLSGRSTIDQAPITGESLPVEKTVGDKVFAGTINQAGSLEYAVTAAGDNSTLARIIHAVEQAQGARAPTQRFVDSFSKIYTPAVFVLALAVAVIPPLFMGALWFDWIYRALVLLVVACPCALVISTPVTIVSGLAAAARKGILVKGGVYLEGGYKLDALALDKTGTITHGKPVQTDYLSLDPTADELAPAIAAALAGRSDHPVSLAIAKAAVDKQIEPLVVDNFEALGGRGVRGEINGQLYHLGNHRLVEDLGLCSPALEEKLFALEKQGKSVVLLLDSSGPLALFAVADTVKESSREAIRQLHELGIKTLMLTGDNVHTAQAIAEQVGIDEARGDLLPGDKLQAIEALYAQGRRVGMVGDGINDAPALARSEIGFAMAAAGTDTAIETADVALMDDDLRKIPAFIRLSRQTSSILKQNIALALIIKAIFLGVTFAGVATMWMAVFADMGVSLLVVFNGLRLLRK; from the coding sequence ATGAGCGATTCCCTGCATTCCCACAAACCCGGGGCTGAACACGAGCACAGCCACAAGCTCAAACCCGTGCAAAAGCATGGCCACGGCGGTCACGGCGATTCCTGCTGTTCATCCAGTGCGACGGCGCCAGCGATAGTAATGCTGAGCGAAGCGCCGACGAACGGGGCCAGACTGAGCAACTTTCGCATTGAAGCGATGGACTGCCCGACCGAGCAGACGCTGATCCAGAATAAGCTAAGCAAGATGACCGGTGTGCAGCAGCTTGAGTTCAATCTGATTAATCGGGTACTCGGCGTGACCCACGATTTGCCCGGTATCGAGCCGATCGTCGAGGCCATACAATCCTTGGGCATGCATGCCGAGCCGCTGGATCAGGGCGCGAAAACGCCGGCGTCGAAGCCGGAGCCCCGGAAAAAGCCATGGTGGCCCCTGGCGGTGTCCGGCATTGGTGCATTGCTGGCAGAAGTTATCCACTTCACCGGTTCCGCGCCGAACTGGGTGGTGGCGGTCATTGCGCTGGTCTCGATTCTCAGCGGTGGTCTCGGCACTTACAAAAAAGGCTGGATCGCCCTTAAAAACCGCAACCTGAACATCAATGCGCTGATGAGCATTGCCGTGACCGGCGCGGTGCTGATCGGCCAGTGGCCGGAAGCGGCCATGGTGATGTTCTTGTTCACCGTGGCCGAGTTGATCGAAGCCCGGTCCCTGGACCGCGCGCGCAATGCCATCGGCGGCCTGATGCAGATGACCCCGGACACGGCAACGGTGTTGCAGGCTGACGGGAGCTGGCTTGAGCAGGATGTCAAAACCATTGGGCTCGGCGCGCGGGTACGGATCCGTCCCGGTGAGCGCATCGGCCTGGACGGTGAAGTGCTGTCCGGTCGCTCGACCATCGATCAGGCGCCCATCACCGGTGAAAGCCTGCCGGTGGAGAAAACCGTTGGCGACAAAGTCTTCGCCGGCACCATCAATCAGGCCGGCTCACTGGAGTACGCGGTGACTGCGGCGGGGGATAACTCGACCCTGGCGCGCATCATCCACGCCGTCGAGCAGGCCCAGGGAGCGCGGGCGCCGACCCAGCGTTTTGTCGACAGCTTCTCGAAAATCTACACCCCGGCGGTGTTCGTCCTGGCCCTGGCCGTGGCGGTGATTCCACCGTTGTTCATGGGCGCGTTGTGGTTCGACTGGATCTACCGGGCGCTGGTGCTGCTGGTGGTGGCCTGCCCATGTGCACTGGTGATTTCCACGCCGGTGACCATCGTCAGCGGCCTCGCGGCAGCAGCGCGCAAAGGCATTCTGGTCAAGGGTGGCGTCTATCTGGAGGGCGGTTACAAGCTTGACGCCCTGGCCCTGGACAAGACCGGCACCATCACCCATGGCAAACCGGTGCAGACCGATTACCTGTCGCTGGACCCGACCGCCGACGAGTTGGCACCGGCCATTGCCGCCGCGCTGGCCGGGCGCTCGGATCACCCGGTTTCCCTGGCCATCGCCAAAGCGGCTGTGGATAAGCAAATCGAGCCACTGGTTGTGGATAACTTTGAAGCGCTGGGTGGGCGTGGTGTGCGCGGCGAGATCAACGGCCAGCTCTATCATCTGGGTAACCATCGTCTGGTGGAGGATCTGGGGCTGTGCTCGCCAGCGCTGGAAGAGAAACTGTTCGCCCTGGAAAAACAGGGCAAGTCGGTGGTGCTGCTGCTTGATTCGTCCGGCCCGTTGGCGCTGTTCGCCGTCGCCGATACGGTAAAAGAGTCCAGCCGTGAAGCCATCCGGCAACTGCATGAGCTTGGCATCAAAACCTTGATGCTCACCGGCGATAACGTCCACACCGCGCAAGCCATTGCTGAGCAGGTCGGCATCGACGAGGCCAGGGGCGACCTGTTGCCGGGTGACAAATTGCAGGCTATCGAGGCCCTTTATGCCCAAGGGCGCCGGGTCGGCATGGTCGGTGACGGCATCAACGACGCCCCGGCCCTGGCGCGTTCCGAGATCGGTTTCGCCATGGCCGCCGCCGGCACCGATACTGCCATCGAGACCGCTGATGTCGCCTTGATGGACGACGATCTGCGCAAGATCCCGGCATTTATTCGCCTGTCGCGGCAGACATCGAGCATCCTCAAGCAGAACATTGCCCTGGCATTGATCATCAAGGCGATCTTTCTTGGGGTAACCTTCGCCGGGGTCGCTACCATGTGGATGGCAGTGTTCGCCGACATGGGCGTGAGTCTGCTGGTGGTGTTCAACGGTTTGCGCCTGCTGCGCAAATAA
- a CDS encoding TIGR03364 family FAD-dependent oxidoreductase translates to MTQHNDMLIVGAGILGLSHAYAAAKRGLKVTVFERSATPVGASVRNFGQALVTGQPPGPMLELARASRGIWGDWAQLAGLQLKRNGSYLFARTEAQEHLLEAFCDGRAVEHGYRVDLLRGAALRDLYGGQFRHHRAALHGMDDQQLYSREAIPALIDFLRRDLGVKFHFSTLVRDIEPGRLHSTAGSFNAEQIIVCSGHDYQTLLAEQIAELDPQICRLQMLRARPQINLNLQHALLTGLSCVHYGAFADLPEAAAVQAEILRDAPHLHENGIHLLISPTPHGELIIGDSHHYGSDPSPFNAEQVDDWMIELAEQTLGCKVQVVERWQGVYGSRGPGPFSFLRPAEGLSVALMHTGVGMSVGPAMAERNVATVLEEI, encoded by the coding sequence ATGACACAACACAACGACATGCTGATCGTCGGCGCCGGCATCCTGGGCCTGTCCCACGCGTATGCAGCCGCCAAACGCGGTCTCAAGGTCACGGTTTTCGAGCGCAGCGCAACACCTGTCGGCGCTTCGGTGCGCAACTTCGGCCAGGCACTGGTCACCGGCCAACCACCGGGACCGATGCTGGAACTGGCCCGTGCCAGTCGCGGAATCTGGGGCGATTGGGCGCAGCTTGCCGGCCTGCAACTCAAGCGCAATGGCTCGTACCTGTTCGCCCGCACCGAAGCGCAAGAGCACCTGCTCGAAGCTTTCTGCGACGGCCGCGCGGTGGAGCACGGTTATCGCGTCGACCTGTTGCGCGGTGCCGCCTTGCGCGATTTGTACGGCGGGCAGTTCCGCCATCACCGCGCGGCATTGCACGGCATGGACGACCAGCAGCTGTATTCGCGCGAAGCGATTCCGGCGTTGATCGACTTCCTGCGCCGCGACCTGGGCGTCAAGTTTCACTTCTCTACCCTGGTCCGCGATATCGAGCCGGGCCGCCTGCACAGCACCGCCGGCAGCTTCAATGCCGAGCAGATCATCGTCTGTTCCGGCCACGATTATCAGACCTTGCTGGCCGAGCAGATCGCCGAACTCGATCCGCAAATCTGCCGCCTGCAAATGCTCCGTGCGCGACCGCAGATCAATCTGAACCTGCAACATGCCTTGCTCACCGGATTGAGTTGCGTGCACTACGGCGCCTTCGCTGATTTGCCGGAAGCTGCAGCGGTACAGGCCGAGATTCTGCGGGACGCGCCACACCTGCATGAAAACGGCATCCACTTGCTGATCAGCCCGACGCCCCATGGCGAGTTGATCATTGGCGATTCCCACCACTACGGCAGCGATCCTTCGCCCTTCAATGCCGAGCAGGTCGACGACTGGATGATCGAGCTGGCCGAGCAGACCCTGGGCTGCAAGGTGCAAGTGGTCGAACGCTGGCAGGGCGTCTATGGTTCACGGGGGCCGGGACCGTTCTCGTTCCTGCGTCCGGCAGAAGGCCTGAGCGTGGCGTTGATGCACACCGGTGTCGGCATGAGCGTCGGGCCGGCGATGGCTGAACGCAACGTTGCCACCGTATTGGAGGAAATCTGA
- a CDS encoding putative 2-aminoethylphosphonate ABC transporter permease subunit: MSANIALPLPQKQVRQISRAEIGDRLFVVGGKVLLLVLLGVAVLMPLLAIFWRGFSAEAGQGGGWLAAKELVTSENFHWLLGNSLKVSLSVAAIVVPLAYLFAYALQRTLIPAKGIWRGISLLPLMAPSMLPGIALVYLFGNQGMLRGLLSDNIYGFWGIVLGEVIYTFPHALMILLSALSLADARLFDAASSMGASPAKAFRSITWPATRQAVFAAFCLVFTLTITDFGVPVVVGGDYQVLALEAYKAVVGQQQFGRGALIGMVLLLPALFSFGVDAWLRRRHGDSMSGRAQVFKPAPSKLRDGCYLAIVLLICAALLLVFGMAVFSSLVKFWPYNLSLSLNHYQFNETAGGGWLAYGNSLKMALGTALIGSLLIFTGAYLMEKTKGQRGLNLTLRMLSFVPMAVPGLVLGLGYVFFFNLTGNPLHVLYGTMTLLIVCTIAHYLTTAQMTATTALRQLDAEFEAAALSLKAPLYRHYLRVTVPICLPALLDIVRYLFVSAMTTVSAAIFLYSPDTILAAVAVLNMDDAGNVGGAAAMSTLILITSAGVSLLLAWASRGLLRRSQAWRQTAPGH; encoded by the coding sequence ATGAGCGCGAACATCGCGCTGCCACTGCCGCAAAAGCAGGTTCGGCAGATATCCCGTGCCGAGATCGGTGACCGGCTGTTCGTGGTCGGCGGCAAGGTCCTGCTGCTGGTGTTGCTCGGCGTCGCCGTGTTGATGCCGTTGCTGGCGATCTTCTGGCGTGGTTTCAGCGCTGAGGCCGGGCAGGGCGGTGGTTGGCTCGCCGCGAAGGAATTGGTAACCAGCGAAAACTTTCACTGGTTGCTGGGTAATAGCTTGAAGGTTTCCCTCAGCGTCGCGGCCATCGTCGTACCGCTGGCCTATCTGTTTGCCTACGCCCTGCAGCGCACCTTGATTCCGGCTAAAGGCATCTGGCGTGGCATCTCGTTACTGCCGTTGATGGCGCCGTCGATGCTGCCCGGCATCGCCCTTGTTTACCTGTTCGGCAACCAGGGCATGTTGCGTGGCCTGCTCTCGGACAACATCTACGGCTTCTGGGGCATTGTGCTCGGCGAGGTCATCTACACCTTTCCGCATGCCCTGATGATCCTGCTGTCAGCCTTGTCCCTGGCCGATGCGCGGCTGTTCGACGCTGCTTCCAGCATGGGCGCCAGCCCGGCGAAAGCCTTCCGCAGCATCACCTGGCCGGCGACCCGTCAGGCGGTGTTCGCTGCGTTCTGCCTGGTGTTCACCCTGACCATCACCGACTTTGGTGTGCCGGTGGTGGTCGGTGGCGACTATCAAGTGCTGGCGCTCGAGGCCTACAAGGCTGTGGTGGGTCAGCAGCAATTTGGTCGCGGTGCGTTGATCGGCATGGTGTTGCTGTTACCCGCGCTGTTCAGCTTCGGTGTCGATGCCTGGTTGCGTCGACGTCATGGTGACTCCATGAGCGGCCGCGCCCAGGTATTCAAGCCTGCACCCTCGAAGCTGCGCGATGGTTGCTACCTGGCCATCGTCCTGTTGATCTGCGCCGCGTTGCTGCTGGTGTTCGGCATGGCGGTGTTCTCGTCCCTGGTGAAGTTCTGGCCGTACAACCTGTCGCTGTCGCTCAATCATTACCAGTTCAACGAAACCGCCGGCGGTGGCTGGCTGGCCTACGGCAACAGCCTGAAGATGGCCTTGGGCACGGCGTTGATCGGCAGCCTGCTGATCTTCACCGGCGCCTACCTGATGGAAAAAACCAAAGGCCAGCGCGGCTTGAACCTGACCTTGCGCATGCTCAGCTTCGTGCCGATGGCGGTGCCGGGCCTGGTGCTGGGGTTGGGTTACGTCTTCTTCTTCAACCTCACCGGCAACCCGCTGCATGTGCTCTACGGCACCATGACGCTGCTGATCGTCTGCACCATTGCGCACTATCTGACCACCGCGCAAATGACCGCCACCACCGCGCTGCGCCAACTCGATGCCGAGTTCGAAGCCGCCGCGCTGTCGCTCAAGGCGCCGCTGTACCGCCATTACCTGCGCGTCACCGTGCCGATCTGCCTGCCGGCGCTGCTGGACATCGTGCGCTACCTGTTCGTCTCGGCCATGACCACCGTCTCGGCGGCGATCTTCCTCTACAGCCCCGACACCATCCTCGCGGCGGTGGCGGTGCTGAACATGGACGACGCCGGCAACGTCGGCGGTGCGGCAGCGATGTCGACCCTGATCCTGATTACCTCGGCGGGCGTTTCCCTGCTGCTGGCCTGGGCTTCGCGCGGTTTGCTGCGCCGCTCACAAGCCTGGCGGCAGACCGCGCCCGGTCATTGA
- a CDS encoding LysR family transcriptional regulator has translation MLSAELKAFYMVARLGSITQAAKKLGLSQPTVTTQIRNLESQYSVELFYRGGRRLSVSEEGARLLPMVKALMQQEADIEFFLRNCGQVQGTLRIAATAPYYILDLVKTFRERLPQVEVSVEIGNSQQVLEALEDYRVDVAASSQLLDDARLIRRVLGSDPLVLAVHRNHPLAVHDHVPLDALAGHTLLMREPGSTTRRLTEELLAGAGVGFGPLLEIGSRESIREAVLRNIGISIIARQEVPHDPQLRVLTIENAPQIPEYLYCLKERKGARLPAAFLGLAQEMAPA, from the coding sequence GTGCTGAGTGCCGAGCTGAAGGCGTTTTACATGGTGGCCCGCCTGGGCAGTATTACCCAGGCTGCAAAAAAGCTCGGCCTGAGCCAACCGACGGTGACGACGCAGATTCGCAACCTCGAAAGTCAGTATTCGGTTGAGCTGTTCTACCGTGGCGGCAGGCGTCTCAGTGTCAGCGAGGAGGGCGCGCGGCTGTTGCCCATGGTCAAGGCGCTGATGCAACAGGAAGCCGACATCGAGTTTTTCCTGCGTAACTGCGGCCAGGTCCAGGGCACATTGCGCATTGCCGCCACGGCGCCGTATTACATCCTCGACCTGGTGAAGACTTTCCGCGAGCGACTGCCGCAGGTTGAGGTTTCGGTGGAAATCGGCAACTCCCAGCAGGTGCTCGAAGCGCTGGAGGATTACCGGGTCGATGTCGCCGCATCGTCGCAACTGCTCGACGACGCGCGGCTGATTCGCCGGGTACTCGGCAGCGATCCGCTGGTGCTGGCGGTGCATCGCAATCATCCGCTGGCGGTGCACGATCACGTGCCGCTCGACGCCTTGGCCGGACATACCCTGCTGATGCGCGAACCGGGCTCGACCACTCGGCGCTTGACCGAAGAGTTGCTGGCCGGCGCCGGAGTGGGTTTCGGACCGCTGCTGGAGATCGGCAGTCGTGAATCGATCCGCGAAGCCGTGCTGCGCAACATCGGCATCAGCATCATTGCCCGTCAGGAAGTGCCTCATGATCCGCAGCTGCGGGTACTGACCATCGAGAATGCGCCGCAGATTCCCGAGTACCTGTACTGCCTCAAGGAGCGCAAAGGCGCGCGACTGCCGGCGGCGTTTCTGGGGTTGGCGCAGGAAATGGCCCCGGCTTGA
- a CDS encoding putative 2-aminoethylphosphonate ABC transporter ATP-binding protein, whose amino-acid sequence MNNSIATALTNPGAPMKVRGVQKRFGAFTALDNVSLDVAAGELVCLLGPSGCGKTTLLRCIAGLEKQDSGELYLGDRNVSHLAPQARDYGILFQSYALFPNLTVEANIAYGLAGNGRDQIRQRVGQMLELVGLSGSEKKYPGQLSGGQQQRVALARALAPAPSLLLLDEPMSALDARVREHLCTELRQLQRNLGITTLMVTHNQDEAMLMADRIAVMNNGKVEQYATPQEIYNRPATPFVAEFVGQGNWLPFQRSSDSHAQVGGMNMRLADGSAKTASGRLFCRPEAINVNPLVHEENLFPAKVREITFLGNRCRMSFELDHLPGHALLAELAPEAMPRLGAQQIMVALPPRSLQVFA is encoded by the coding sequence ATGAACAACTCGATCGCAACTGCCCTGACCAACCCCGGCGCACCGATGAAGGTGCGCGGCGTACAGAAGCGTTTTGGCGCCTTCACGGCGCTGGACAACGTTTCCCTCGATGTTGCTGCCGGTGAGCTGGTGTGTCTGCTCGGCCCGTCGGGCTGTGGCAAAACCACCTTGCTGCGCTGCATTGCCGGCCTGGAGAAGCAGGACAGCGGCGAGTTATACCTCGGTGATCGCAACGTTTCCCACCTGGCGCCCCAGGCGCGGGACTACGGCATTCTGTTCCAGTCCTACGCGTTGTTCCCCAACCTCACCGTCGAAGCGAACATTGCATACGGCCTCGCCGGCAATGGCCGCGACCAGATTCGCCAACGTGTCGGTCAGATGCTGGAACTGGTCGGCCTGAGCGGCAGCGAGAAAAAATACCCCGGCCAGTTGTCCGGCGGCCAGCAACAGCGTGTCGCCCTGGCTCGCGCCCTGGCGCCGGCGCCTTCGCTGTTGCTGCTCGACGAGCCGATGTCGGCCCTCGATGCCCGGGTACGCGAGCATCTGTGCACCGAGTTGCGCCAACTGCAGCGCAACCTTGGCATCACCACCCTGATGGTTACCCACAATCAGGACGAGGCCATGCTGATGGCCGACCGCATTGCCGTGATGAACAACGGCAAGGTCGAGCAATACGCCACCCCGCAGGAAATCTACAATCGCCCGGCCACGCCATTCGTGGCTGAGTTCGTCGGCCAGGGTAACTGGCTACCGTTCCAGCGCAGCAGCGACAGTCACGCCCAGGTCGGCGGGATGAACATGCGTCTGGCCGATGGAAGTGCCAAGACCGCTTCCGGCCGTTTGTTCTGCCGTCCGGAAGCGATCAACGTCAACCCACTGGTGCACGAGGAAAACCTGTTCCCGGCCAAGGTTCGCGAAATAACCTTCCTCGGCAACCGCTGCCGCATGAGCTTCGAGCTCGATCATTTGCCGGGTCATGCGCTGTTGGCGGAGCTGGCACCTGAAGCCATGCCGCGCCTTGGCGCCCAGCAGATCATGGTCGCCTTGCCACCGCGCAGCCTGCAGGTGTTTGCCTGA
- a CDS encoding putative 2-aminoethylphosphonate ABC transporter substrate-binding protein: protein MFKPMALAAAVLTAFSLNAFAAKTELTVYTALEAEQLKTYKEAFEKANPDVEIKWVRDSTGIITAKLLAEKERPQADAVWGLAASSLAILDQQGMLQSYAPKDLGKIGGNYRDAANPPAWVGMDVWAATICFNTVEAEKQGLTKPVSWQDLTKPEYKGKIVMPNPASSGTGFLDVSAWLQTFGEKQGWAYMDGLHQNIGQYVHSGSKPCKLAAAGEFPIGISFEYPAVQLKRQGAPLDIILPKEGLGWEIEATAVIKGTAHEEAAKKLADFSASPEAMELYKENFAVLAQPGIAKPQTELPADYEQRLIKNDFAWASKNRDEILTEWRKRYDGKSEKVVAK from the coding sequence ATGTTCAAGCCTATGGCCCTGGCCGCTGCTGTCCTCACCGCTTTCAGCCTGAACGCCTTTGCGGCGAAAACCGAGTTGACGGTGTACACCGCCCTCGAAGCCGAGCAACTGAAGACCTACAAAGAGGCTTTCGAGAAGGCCAACCCGGACGTCGAAATCAAGTGGGTACGCGATTCCACCGGCATCATCACCGCCAAACTGCTGGCCGAAAAAGAACGCCCGCAGGCTGATGCCGTGTGGGGCTTGGCGGCTTCCAGCTTGGCGATCCTCGATCAGCAAGGCATGCTGCAAAGCTACGCGCCGAAGGATCTGGGCAAGATCGGCGGTAACTACCGCGACGCCGCCAACCCGCCAGCCTGGGTCGGCATGGACGTCTGGGCCGCGACCATCTGCTTCAACACCGTCGAAGCCGAGAAGCAGGGCCTGACCAAGCCGGTGAGTTGGCAAGACCTGACCAAGCCTGAGTACAAAGGCAAGATCGTCATGCCCAACCCGGCCTCGTCCGGCACCGGTTTCCTCGATGTCAGCGCTTGGCTGCAAACCTTCGGCGAGAAGCAGGGTTGGGCGTACATGGACGGCCTGCACCAGAACATCGGCCAGTACGTTCACTCCGGCTCCAAGCCTTGCAAACTGGCGGCGGCTGGCGAATTCCCGATCGGTATTTCCTTCGAATACCCGGCCGTTCAGCTGAAACGCCAGGGCGCACCGCTGGACATCATCCTGCCGAAGGAAGGCCTGGGTTGGGAGATCGAAGCGACCGCCGTGATCAAGGGCACTGCCCACGAAGAAGCGGCGAAGAAACTGGCTGATTTCTCCGCCAGCCCTGAGGCGATGGAACTGTACAAAGAAAACTTCGCCGTACTCGCCCAGCCTGGCATCGCCAAGCCGCAAACCGAATTGCCGGCCGACTACGAACAGCGCCTGATCAAGAACGACTTCGCCTGGGCTTCGAAGAACCGCGACGAGATCCTGACCGAATGGCGCAAGCGCTATGACGGCAAGTCCGAGAAAGTCGTCGCCAAGTAA